In Thermodesulforhabdus norvegica, a single window of DNA contains:
- a CDS encoding YcaO-like family protein: MKAPESGIELKDVFKKYSYDQDKVRDPAETIEWVKERFRSSGREILLKTLRIDTGRLGIPVYISLCGPDATRLTGTRKQMGKGATPEQSQASALMELAERFSFFSYFRERSLPVFSWKEAQPYCLSVRHLLMAIHDDVTSPEEAEGFLADVPLRWAPAANLTKGVDVWVPFDWFYLINEYNGPAAGNTLEEAVVQSLAEVVERHVGTLVSYRKIPTPLIDVDTVQDTAAVDLIKKFQSKGIVLYLRDFSLDTGIPSVGVLAYDPSTFPERSEIVFTVGTTPGPAKALCRALTEVAQLAGDFENRTSYKPTFPKYRSLEEASYLADVSARVSLSSLPDLSDENILEEIRKMVQSLADTQGWEVLVVNTTHPDLRVPAVYTIVPGAHFLDRATGTDFPQHMARVLVKSLPPAEAVIHLQRLTEKFGRRYDLIFFLGYALEESGNIDDALRLYEVSLNDASSDDERASVLVHIASCYRKRGEFKKALSVLDKAEALSPDMKELHHLKGVCLYNLKKHKESIESFERVVELDPGSAIDYANIASNLRELGHVREAIFLYRMALDLDPTLDFARENLEKLSASQSEIR, translated from the coding sequence ATGAAGGCGCCCGAATCGGGAATTGAATTGAAGGATGTTTTTAAGAAGTACAGCTATGACCAGGATAAGGTAAGAGACCCTGCGGAGACCATAGAGTGGGTCAAAGAAAGGTTTCGTTCGTCAGGCCGGGAAATCCTGCTCAAGACGCTCAGAATAGACACGGGACGCCTGGGCATTCCGGTTTACATAAGCCTTTGCGGTCCTGATGCCACGCGTCTTACGGGGACCCGCAAACAGATGGGAAAGGGTGCCACTCCCGAGCAGTCTCAGGCCAGTGCACTTATGGAGCTTGCCGAAAGATTTAGCTTTTTCTCCTACTTTCGTGAACGATCCCTCCCCGTATTCTCATGGAAGGAGGCTCAACCCTACTGTCTTTCCGTAAGGCATCTTTTAATGGCAATCCACGATGATGTGACGTCGCCTGAAGAGGCCGAAGGCTTTCTTGCAGATGTTCCCCTGAGGTGGGCACCGGCTGCAAACCTGACAAAGGGGGTTGATGTCTGGGTTCCCTTTGACTGGTTCTATTTGATAAACGAGTACAACGGGCCTGCCGCCGGAAACACTCTTGAAGAGGCGGTGGTTCAGAGCCTGGCTGAGGTGGTCGAACGCCATGTGGGAACCCTGGTAAGCTACCGTAAGATCCCGACGCCTCTAATTGATGTCGATACGGTTCAGGACACCGCCGCAGTGGATCTGATAAAAAAATTTCAGAGCAAGGGCATTGTACTTTATCTGAGGGATTTCAGTCTTGATACGGGCATCCCGTCGGTAGGCGTATTGGCTTACGATCCCTCCACCTTTCCCGAAAGGAGTGAAATAGTCTTTACCGTGGGCACAACGCCCGGTCCTGCTAAGGCCCTGTGCCGTGCGCTCACCGAGGTCGCCCAGCTGGCAGGGGACTTCGAAAACCGAACATCCTACAAACCCACCTTTCCCAAGTATCGTTCTCTGGAAGAAGCCTCGTACCTTGCCGATGTTTCGGCCCGGGTTTCCTTGAGCAGCCTGCCTGATTTGTCGGACGAAAACATTCTTGAAGAAATTCGGAAGATGGTCCAGAGCCTGGCGGATACTCAAGGGTGGGAGGTCCTGGTAGTTAATACGACTCATCCCGACCTCCGGGTTCCGGCCGTGTATACCATCGTTCCCGGTGCTCATTTTCTCGACAGGGCCACCGGCACGGATTTTCCTCAACACATGGCAAGAGTCCTTGTTAAGTCTCTCCCGCCCGCAGAAGCCGTAATTCACCTGCAGAGACTTACGGAAAAATTCGGTCGAAGGTATGACCTTATCTTTTTCCTGGGCTACGCCCTTGAAGAGTCCGGAAACATCGACGATGCCCTCAGGCTTTACGAAGTAAGTTTGAACGATGCCTCTTCTGATGATGAAAGGGCCAGTGTGCTGGTTCACATCGCTTCTTGTTACAGGAAGCGCGGGGAGTTTAAAAAAGCTCTCAGTGTGCTCGATAAGGCCGAAGCCCTGAGCCCCGATATGAAAGAACTGCATCATCTCAAGGGGGTGTGCCTTTATAATTTGAAGAAACACAAAGAGTCCATAGAATCTTTTGAAAGGGTCGTGGAGCTTGACCCCGGTTCGGCCATTGACTATGCAAACATCGCTTCCAATTTGAGAGAACTCGGTCATGTAAGGGAAGCAATTTTTCTGTACAGGATGGCCCTTGACCTTGACCCGACTCTGGATTTTGCCAGAGAAAACCTGGAGAAGCTTTCCGCTTCGCAGTCTGAAATTCGTTGA
- a CDS encoding GGDEF domain-containing protein yields the protein MEGSYFAHLDSWPLPIVVIGKNKLIRWANREALRLFRPQGLVEKGCQGYLCDLNPCPLIDGKESKHLSQRWIEINEGKGISCVATAWEERISGESLVFEVLQPLNQADICQGYFEALFENMEAMALLLDSNLRILRVNRAFSEQTGYSQEELLGKQATVIIHPEEISAVLKRHSMRLRGEPIPISHAIRFLTKDGRVRRGISSAVLVPETQQTLVTVIDVTEARETRELLEKIFLSAPIAIYISQGSHFKMVNPEMVLATGYSEVELLKMHPLDLVHPEDRERVSRAAREMLEGRRSEPYEYRALRKDGAHFWYLGTVTSITYQGELAVLGYNVNIHGLKELQNRLQRKKAQLEAIIENAPLIVLGLKPDGEIVLFNRYSERLTGFKRDEVFGKKAVEFFIPEEFRNQAEELLLRIAHFRSETHEAEIPVLTRNGRRFIHFYGALITGGDKSPMILIIGDDVTEKKLSYEQRQMMLEAIPNPAWLISKERKIVAQNRAAREIFRTEEGRYCWEAIWNLRFITEEQRRHYLETGRPLPETRCIFCESDKALGKKEKISKELESDGTIWETWWIMVAENLYVHYASDITRYKRMQQELYRLSITDPLTGAYNRRYFEKKLDEEIERAKRTGMTFSVVMFDIDHFKSINDLFGHEAGDMVLQVLVKTVKDRIRKTDLLARWGGEEFVLLLPATPVDNAIVLAEDLRQRIERLGVHKVREFTVSFGATEYRPGDTPDSIISRADEALYAAKREGRNRVKAVR from the coding sequence GTGGAGGGATCTTATTTTGCTCACCTGGATTCATGGCCCCTTCCGATAGTTGTAATAGGAAAGAACAAGCTCATCAGATGGGCTAACCGTGAGGCTCTTCGGCTATTCCGGCCTCAAGGGCTCGTTGAAAAAGGTTGCCAGGGGTACCTCTGCGACCTCAATCCCTGCCCGCTTATCGACGGGAAAGAAAGCAAACACCTATCGCAGAGATGGATTGAAATCAACGAAGGAAAGGGCATCAGTTGCGTTGCTACAGCCTGGGAAGAAAGGATCTCCGGAGAAAGTCTTGTTTTTGAAGTTCTCCAGCCACTGAACCAGGCGGACATATGTCAAGGATATTTCGAAGCTCTCTTTGAGAACATGGAGGCAATGGCACTTCTTCTTGACAGCAACCTGAGGATCCTGAGGGTAAACAGGGCTTTTTCGGAACAAACAGGTTATAGTCAAGAAGAACTCCTGGGCAAGCAGGCAACAGTAATCATCCATCCTGAAGAAATTTCCGCGGTCCTTAAGCGCCATTCAATGCGGCTCAGAGGAGAACCGATACCCATTTCTCACGCGATCAGGTTTCTGACAAAGGACGGCAGGGTAAGGAGAGGGATTTCATCCGCCGTCCTCGTTCCGGAAACTCAACAAACCCTTGTCACGGTGATCGATGTTACCGAGGCGCGTGAGACAAGGGAGCTCTTAGAGAAAATCTTTCTCAGCGCCCCCATCGCCATATATATCTCCCAGGGCAGTCACTTTAAGATGGTTAACCCGGAAATGGTTCTGGCTACGGGCTACAGCGAAGTCGAGCTCTTGAAGATGCACCCCCTTGATCTCGTCCATCCCGAGGATAGGGAAAGAGTCAGCAGGGCGGCAAGGGAGATGCTTGAGGGCAGGAGATCTGAGCCTTACGAGTACAGGGCACTGAGGAAGGATGGTGCCCATTTCTGGTATCTCGGAACGGTTACTTCCATAACTTATCAGGGTGAGTTAGCAGTCCTGGGCTATAATGTTAACATTCATGGATTGAAAGAGTTGCAGAACCGACTTCAGCGTAAGAAAGCCCAGCTTGAAGCAATTATTGAGAATGCGCCACTTATTGTCCTGGGTCTTAAACCTGACGGCGAGATTGTGCTTTTTAACCGGTACTCCGAAAGATTAACCGGATTTAAGAGGGATGAAGTTTTTGGGAAAAAAGCGGTCGAATTTTTCATTCCGGAAGAGTTTAGAAATCAGGCGGAGGAGCTCCTACTGCGAATCGCCCATTTCCGCTCTGAAACTCACGAGGCGGAGATTCCCGTCTTAACCCGGAATGGACGCAGGTTTATCCACTTCTACGGGGCACTCATTACCGGGGGAGATAAATCTCCTATGATCCTCATAATCGGGGATGATGTAACCGAAAAGAAGCTATCCTATGAACAGAGGCAGATGATGCTTGAGGCTATTCCCAATCCGGCCTGGCTTATCTCAAAAGAGCGGAAAATCGTGGCGCAGAACAGAGCCGCTCGGGAGATCTTCAGGACCGAAGAAGGTCGGTACTGCTGGGAAGCAATTTGGAACCTAAGGTTCATCACCGAAGAACAGAGGCGTCATTACCTGGAAACAGGCCGCCCGCTACCCGAAACTCGATGCATCTTCTGCGAAAGTGACAAAGCTCTGGGTAAAAAAGAGAAAATCAGTAAGGAACTTGAATCGGACGGTACTATCTGGGAGACCTGGTGGATTATGGTGGCAGAAAACCTGTATGTTCACTACGCCAGTGATATAACCCGTTACAAGCGGATGCAGCAGGAACTCTACCGACTTTCCATTACCGACCCTCTTACCGGCGCTTACAACCGCAGGTACTTCGAGAAAAAGCTTGACGAAGAGATAGAAAGAGCAAAAAGGACCGGAATGACCTTCTCGGTAGTGATGTTCGATATAGACCATTTCAAGTCTATAAACGACCTTTTTGGTCATGAAGCCGGGGACATGGTTCTTCAGGTTTTAGTAAAAACGGTTAAAGACCGGATCAGGAAGACCGATCTTCTGGCCCGTTGGGGCGGAGAGGAGTTTGTGCTCCTGCTGCCGGCCACACCGGTTGACAATGCCATCGTTCTCGCCGAAGACCTGCGGCAGAGAATAGAGAGGCTCGGAGTTCATAAAGTAAGGGAGTTCACCGTCAGTTTTGGAGCTACCGAATACCGCCCCGGCGATACCCCCGACTCCATAATTTCACGGGCTGACGAGGCTCTTTATGCGGCAAAAAGAGAGGGCAGGAACAGGGTAAAAGCCGTAAGGTAA
- a CDS encoding HD domain-containing phosphohydrolase encodes MVQGGRPVLIVDNSADCDAVAGLLGKEGIAVKRPSSGKELEVILAEESFPLILFDPHAFDYEDLELLQLLKEKAPDAFLVILTAPNLSRLGLEALKRGADDWVEKTDEGFQRLPFLVRRLLREWEIRNHLVKLEGLVDEFMKTGKAGFVLHNGHNVLETKGMEAIGDHGLDTSSLDSIQRMMFDAHPEVMEGDSLLKIQTPKDRKSLLYRSAKIPWGKGSAQLDLFFDLTPQQERFNEQKRLAGVYRKLLEQTIRVLSRALEFKDPYTVGHQKRVARLSVAIAEELGLERDRIEGLNTAALLHDIGKGLGVPLEILNKPGRLTQAEWELVKMHPRLGFELLKEIDFPWPVAEAVLQHHERLDGSGYPQGLKGEEIILEARIIAVADVVEAMTNHRPYRPALGLDRALAEIREGSGKRYDPQVVSACLSLLQGGFSLSADD; translated from the coding sequence ATGGTACAGGGGGGTAGGCCTGTTCTAATTGTGGACAATAGTGCTGACTGTGACGCAGTAGCGGGACTTCTCGGCAAAGAAGGTATAGCGGTCAAAAGGCCTTCATCCGGGAAGGAACTCGAAGTCATCCTTGCGGAGGAATCTTTTCCGCTGATATTGTTCGATCCTCATGCTTTCGACTATGAAGATCTTGAACTTCTTCAACTCCTTAAAGAAAAAGCTCCAGATGCCTTTCTGGTAATCCTCACAGCCCCAAACCTCAGTCGATTGGGTCTTGAAGCCCTGAAAAGGGGAGCGGACGATTGGGTTGAAAAGACTGATGAAGGCTTTCAGCGGCTTCCGTTCCTCGTGAGAAGGCTTCTTCGGGAATGGGAGATCAGAAACCACCTGGTAAAGCTGGAAGGACTTGTTGATGAGTTTATGAAAACAGGCAAGGCGGGGTTTGTCCTTCACAACGGCCATAATGTCCTTGAAACGAAAGGAATGGAAGCTATCGGTGATCACGGCCTGGACACCTCATCCCTTGATAGCATTCAGAGGATGATGTTCGATGCTCACCCTGAAGTGATGGAGGGGGATTCTTTATTAAAAATCCAGACACCAAAAGACAGAAAGAGCCTGCTTTATAGAAGTGCAAAAATCCCCTGGGGTAAAGGTAGTGCACAGCTCGACCTCTTCTTTGATTTAACCCCGCAGCAAGAGCGTTTTAATGAACAAAAGCGGCTTGCTGGAGTTTACAGGAAACTGCTTGAACAGACGATCAGGGTCCTTTCACGAGCGCTGGAGTTCAAAGATCCTTACACGGTGGGCCACCAGAAGCGTGTTGCCCGGCTTTCCGTGGCCATAGCCGAAGAATTGGGGTTGGAGCGGGATCGAATCGAAGGTCTGAATACAGCCGCCTTGCTTCACGACATAGGCAAGGGTTTGGGCGTTCCCCTTGAAATCCTCAATAAACCCGGAAGGCTTACCCAGGCCGAGTGGGAACTCGTAAAGATGCATCCCCGATTGGGCTTTGAACTCCTGAAGGAGATTGATTTCCCATGGCCTGTGGCGGAGGCCGTGCTCCAGCATCATGAAAGATTGGACGGGTCGGGCTATCCCCAGGGACTAAAGGGTGAAGAAATTATCCTCGAAGCCAGAATAATAGCCGTTGCGGACGTAGTAGAGGCTATGACGAATCACAGACCCTACAGACCGGCTTTGGGGCTTGACCGCGCCCTGGCTGAGATCAGAGAAGGCAGCGGAAAACGCTATGACCCTCAGGTCGTTAGTGCATGTCTCTCACTTCTGCAGGGGGGATTTTCGCTGAGTGCGGATGACTAG